One Prunus dulcis chromosome 7, ALMONDv2, whole genome shotgun sequence DNA segment encodes these proteins:
- the LOC117636028 gene encoding zinc-finger homeodomain protein 6-like produces the protein MEVRGQDKVIGMPTTLGYNPPNRDSSSPALPSTANNTIFINPLQTLDPHPSPHHHQPHQLNLSPHKSSRRDSEQNPDPISSPIVVTPSATTTTATSIPGGSNFKAPPAQPPPPPQKVRYRECLRNHAASSGGHVLDGCGEFMPSGEEDIPEALKCAACECHRNFHRKEIEGDHLPNNYYVVNHQKHTISRRDSETRVFQLPPPPLPPVHHSAVGGPVPPMMMAFGGGGGGGGGADESSSEDLNMNNLFRATYAAGQQAARSKKRFRTKFSQEQKEKMVEVAEKLGWKIQRHDEQEVQKLCSEVGIKRQVFKVWMHNNKQAMKKKQM, from the coding sequence ATGGAGGTGAGAGGCCAAGATAAGGTAATAGGGATGCCAACCACTCTGGGCTATAATCCCCCCAATAGGGACTCTTCTTCTCCAGCCCTACCCTCAACTGCTAACAACACAATCTTCATCAACCCTCTTCAAACCCTAGACCCCCATCCTTCTCCTCATCATCACCAGCCTCATCAATTGAATCTATCACCACACAAATCATCAAGAAGAGATTCTGAGCAAAACCCAGATCCAATCTCATCTCCAATTGTTGTCACCCCAAgtgcaacaacaacaacagcaacatCAATTCCCGGTGGATCAAATTTCAAAGCACCACCAGctcaaccaccaccaccaccacagaAAGTTAGATATAGGGAATGCTTGAGAAACCACGCGGCCAGCAGCGGCGGCCACGTGCTCGATGGCTGCGGAGAATTCATGCCAAGTGGAGAGGAAGACATCCCAGAAGCACTAAAATGTGCAGCTTGTGAGTGCCATAGAAATTTCCACAGAAAAGAGATCGAAGGCGATCATTTGCCAAATAATTACTATGTTGTTAACCACCAAAAACACACCATTAGCCGTAGAGATTCAGAAACTAGAGTATTTCAACTCCCTCCACCCCCACTGCCTCCTGTTCATCATTCAGCTGTGGGGGGCCCAGTTCCCCCGATGATGATGGCGTTTGGAGGCGGTGGTGGGGGCGGAGGGGGGGCTGATGAGTCCTCGAGCGAGGATCTCAACATGAATAATTTGTTTCGGGCAACTTATGCGGCAGGCCAGCAGGCAGCGCGGTCAAAGAAGCGGTTTAGGACGAAGTTCAGTCAGGAGCAGAAGGAGAAGATGGTGGAGGTTGCTGAGAAGTTAGGGTGGAAGATCCAGAGGCATGATGAGCAAGAGGTGCAGAAGTTGTGTTCTGAAGTGGGTATAAAGAGGCAGGTGTTCAAGGTGTGGATGCACAATAATAAACAAgccatgaagaagaagcaaatgtAA